The Rhinolophus ferrumequinum isolate MPI-CBG mRhiFer1 chromosome 19, mRhiFer1_v1.p, whole genome shotgun sequence genome has a segment encoding these proteins:
- the MRO gene encoding protein maestro: MDQTQRRMLGQPLSILTTQPKKKRISVISFFSKVSWKLRFQKREPLKNVFFILAERARDPSAKKRHMAMRSLGTMACETPDKVRKYKRIVLDLLVHGLYDPMSSEVIHESVKTLTIILGKTQAKGLGSFFIDITLQTRTLLDDENDSLRYSAFVLFGQLAAFAGRKWKKFFTSQVKQTQDSFLIHLQDRNPQVAKACKTTFRACSPYLRQRKEYSFQSEEDQRNPKLCRQLSHYHPELLQYLYANKIL; this comes from the exons atGGACCAAACACAGAGAAGAATGCTGGGCCAGCCCCTTTCCATCCTCACCACCCAGCCCAAGAAGAAAAGGATATCAGTGATATCTTTCTTTTCCAAG GTCTCTTGGAAACTGAGGTTCCAGAAGCGGGAGCCTCTGAAGAATGTGTTTTTCATCTTGGCCGAAAGAGCCCGGGACCCCAGTGCTAAAAAGCGTCATATGGCAATGAGGAGCCTCGGAACCATGGCTTGTGAGACCCCAGACAAG GTGAGAAAGTATAAGAGAATTGTCCTCGACCTGCTGGTGCATGGATTGTATGACCCCATGAGTTCTGAAGTCATCCACGAGAGTGTGAAGACTCTGACCATCATCCTGGGCAAGACCCAGGCGAAAGGTCTGGGCTCCTTCTTCATAGACATCACTCTTCAGACCAGGACCCTATTAGATGAC GAGAATGACAGCCTGAGATACTCAGCCTTTGTCTTGTTTGGGCAATTGGCTGCCTTTGCTGGGCGGAAATGGAAGAAGTTTTTCACCAGTCAGGTTAAGCAGACTCAAGATTCCTTCCTGATCCATTTACAGGATAGAAACCCCCAGGTTGCCAAG gCTTGCAAAACAACATTTCGAGCCTGTTCCCCATATCTGAGACAAAGGAAGGAGTACAGCTTCCAGAGTGAAGAAGATCAAAGGAACCCCAAACTCTGCCGGCAGCTG AGCCACTATCATCCAGAGCTCCTGCAGTACCTCTACGCAAATAAAATTCTGTAA